Proteins encoded in a region of the Drosophila sechellia strain sech25 chromosome 2L, ASM438219v1, whole genome shotgun sequence genome:
- the LOC6611512 gene encoding uncharacterized protein LOC6611512, with product MEPSLSNTNKSELLDELRAERALQDKYLKDFCSMADKLRHLVDGTVPSKIETYEYLESSDGDSNRSLEEEKKLTIFFYKMRCDLEKNLREVQENLKYLDEVRELGVIWDNIQYIW from the coding sequence ATGGAACCCTCGTTATCCAATACTAACAAATCGGAACTTCTCGACGAACTACGAGCGGAGAGAGCTCTGCaagataaatatttaaaagacTTCTGCTCAATGGCGGATAAGCTAAGACACTTAGTTGATGGCACTGTTCCCAGCAAAATTGAGACCTATGAATATTTGGAAAGTTCCGACGGTGACAGCAATCGTTCTCTCGAAGAAGagaaaaagctaactatttTTTTCTATAAAATGCGGTGCGATCtagaaaaaaatttaagaGAGGTTCAAGAGAACCTCAAATATTTAGACGAAGTCAGGGAGTTGGGAGTTATCTGGGacaatatacaatatatatggTAG